From a single Candoia aspera isolate rCanAsp1 chromosome 2, rCanAsp1.hap2, whole genome shotgun sequence genomic region:
- the DCAF12 gene encoding DDB1- and CUL4-associated factor 12, with protein MARKTVSRKRRAAAPAAGPGGEQYGWDHSVHKRKRLPPVKRSLVCYLKGREVRLPNESSYHRLLHAYAAQQLPSLLKEREFHLGTLNKVFASQWLNHRQVVCGTKCNTLFVVDVQTGQITKIPILKDREPHLVNQQGCGIHAIELNPSRTLLATGGDNPNSLAIYRLPTLDPVCVGDDGHKDWIFSIAWISDTMAVSGSRDGSMGLWEVTDEVLAKSDARRNLSQVPVYAHISHRALKDIPKENTNPANCKVRALAFNNKNKELGAVSLDGYFHLWKAEYMLSKLLSTKLPYCRENVCLAYGQEWSVYAVGSQAHVSFLDPRQPSHKVKSVCSRERGSGIRSVSFYEHIITVGTGQGSLLFYDIRAQRFLDEKPPHNCYGSKLGGSEILKLSTGKGWLNHDETWRNYFSDISFFPNAVYTHCYDSSGTKLFVAGGPLPSGLHGNYAGLWS; from the exons ATGGCCAGGAAGACAGTTAGCAGGAAGAGGAGAGCGGCCGCCCCCGCGGCGGGGCCCGGCGGAGAGCAG TACGGCTGGGATCATTCGGTCCACAAAAGGAAGCGGCTTCCCCCCGTGAAGAGGTCGCTGGTGTGCTACCTGAAAGGAAGAGAGGTGCGGCTGCCAAATGAGTCCAGCTATCATCGCTTGCTGCATGCATACGCAGCCCAACAATTGCCCAGTTTGCTGAAGGAGAGAGAATTTCATCTTGGAACTCTTAACAAAGTGTTTGCGTCGCAGTGGTTGAACCACCGGCAAGTGGTGTGTGGAACAAAATGCAATACA TTGTTTGTAGTTGACGTCCAAACTGGTCAGATTACCAAGATTCCCATTCTGAAGGATCGGGAACCCCACCTGGTAAACCAGCAGGGCTGTGGGATTCATGCCATCGAGCTCAACCCTTCAAGGACTCTCTTGGCTACTGGAGGTGATAACCCCAACAGCCTTGCAATTTATCGCCTGCCTACTCTTGATCCCGTCTGTGTGGGAGAT GATGGGCACAAAGATTGGATATTTTCTATTGCATGGATCAGTGATACAATGGCTGTTTCTG GCTCCCGAGACGGTTCAATGGGACTCTGGGAAGTGACGGATGAAGTCCTGGCCAAGAGTGACGCACGACGCAACTTGTCGCAAGTCCCTGTCTATGCACACATATCCCACAGGGCTCTGAAGGACATTCCCAAGGAGAATACCAACCCCGCCAACTGCAAGGTCCGGGCCCTTGctttcaacaacaagaacaag GAACTGGGAGCTGTTTCTCTGGATGGGTATTTCCACCTCTGGAAAGCAGAATACATGCTGTCAAAG CTACTGTCAACAAAGTTACCATACTGTCGGGAAAACGTGTGTCTGGCCTATGGTCAGGAATGGTCTGTGTATGCAGTTGGATCTCAGGCGCATGTCTCTTTTCTGGATCCAAGACAGCCTTCCCACAAAGTTAAGTCTGTCTGTTCCAGAGAGCGAGGAAGTG GTATTCGCTCAGTAAGCTTCTATGAACATATTATCACGGTGGGAACCGGACAGGGCTCCTTGCTATTTTATGATATCCGAGCCCAGCGGTTCTTGGATGAGAAACCACCACACAATTGCTATGGATCAAAATTGGGAGGAAGTGAAATTCTCAAACTGTCAACTGGCAAAGGTTGGCTG AATCATGACGAAACCTGGAGAAATTACTTTTCAGACATCAGCTTCTTCCCAAATGCCGTTTACACTCACTGCTATGACTCGTCCGGCACGAAGCTTTTTGTGGCAGGAGGTCCCCTTCCGTCTGGACTCCACGGGAATTATGCTGGCCTCTGGAGCTAA